TGCGCTTCTTCCTTCCACAGCGCCCGGGGCCGGGCCTCCTGCGCGCGCGCTTGCGGCTGCACGTGAAGGCAGGCAGCGGCCCGGCGCCGTCGCTGCACCGCCTCCCAAGGACAGAGGTGGACGAGACGCGCCGCACCTGGAGCGGATCCGCCCCTGCCTCCGAGCCCACGGAGCCTGGCGAGGGACAGGCCACTCCTGGCACCTGGGTGGAGTACGACGTGACGCAGCGGGTGTGGGAGCGCAACGCCTCGAGCTTCGCGCTCATGCCCGCTTCACAAGACACGCTGCGCTTCCACTCGCGCGAATCGCCTGACGTCGCGCTGCGTCCACAGCTCCTCGTCACCTACGGTGAGGACTGCCGCGCGCGGGGGCCCGTGCCGGCACTCTCCTGGAGCCGCCAGCTTGGCGGTGCTGAACGGGACCGGCACAGCGACCTCGCGGCCCTGCCCGATGGCGGCTTCGTGGTGGTCGGCTCGGGCGGCTTCGGGAGCACGGCCTCCGGCTCCGCTGGGGGCGCGGTGATCACCCGCCACGCGGCGGACGGCACGATGCTGTGGAGCCGGACCTTTCCCCTCTCCAAGAGCAGTTCGGTGGGACTGAATGCCGTCGCCGTGGACGACGAAGGCGGCATTGTCGTGGCGGGCGGTTACGCAGGCGCGCCGGACCTGGGGGCGGGGCCACTTCCCTCCGTGTCGCGCGGCCTCTTCGTCGCGCGGCTGGGCCCCACGGGAGACGCACGCTGGAGCCGTGGCTTCCGCGTGCAGGGCTACACCGGCGTGACGGACGTGGCGCTGGATGCGGCGGGCAACGTCGTGCTGCTGGGCGCGCTCTCCCTCACGGCGGACTTCGGCGGGGGCGTGCTCGTGGGCGGCCCCTTCTCCGGCAGCCGCAGCGACTTCACGGAGGCCTTCCTTCTGAAGCTGGATCCCTCCGGGACGCACCTCTGGTCCCGTGTGTTCGCCGATGACGCCGCGGCCACCACCGCGCGTACGCTCGCCCTGGAGGACTCGGGCCATGTCCTCGTCGGAGGCCTGCTGGGCGAGGGCGACATGGCCGAGCGCACGTGGACGCGCACGCCCTTCGTCTCCCGCGTCGCGCCCGACGGCACACCCCTGTGGACGTACCGCTTCACGGGGCTGGATGGGGAGGTGGTGAGCGTGGCGCGCGGGGCTCGAGGCGCGGTGCTCTTCGGCGCGAACTTCCAGGGGAGCCGCACCCTCGCCGGGCGTCGCGTCGCGAGCGTGCAGGGCCAGGACGTGCTGTTCGGTGCCCTGAGCGCACAGGGCCAGCTGCTGTGGGTGAGGGATCAGCCGGGAGGTGGCTCCGGTTCGCTCTACCGGCTCGTGTCCGATGCCTCGGGTGGCATCGCGCTCTTCGGCTGGACCGCCGAAGGGGACCTGGGTGGGGGGAGTCTCGCCGGAGGCAACGTGCTGGCGCGCTTCGCTCCGGACGGCACCCACCTGTGGTCGCGCAGCCTGGGTCGGGATTTCGGGTACGCGGAGAGCAGCCTCCATGCCTGGCCCGGCGGTGGCGTGCTGCTGCTGGGAAGCATCCGGAGCTGGTACGCGCTGGACGGCGACCAGCCCCAATACTGGAGCAACGGAGACGAGGACCTGCTCCTGCTGCGCTTTGGCCCCTGAGCTACTCCACCGGCCTGGCGCTCAGGGCGCGAGGAACGGCAGCAGCTCTCCGGTCTTCTGCCACATCGACGCCGGATAGGCCTGGGCCGAGGTGAAGCCCTGGTTCGTGAAGAAGTACTCGTAGGTCGACTGGTACGACGCCTTCCATCCGTAGCCGGGGTGGTCGGGTTCGCTCCATTCCGATTTCGGAATGCCCATCGCCTGGAGCGCCGTGCCGAGCCACTGGTTGTAGAGGAGGCCCGACCACAGGAAGTTGCCCTCGCTGCCCGTGCTCGAGTCGCCGCTCACCTTGCGCGTGATGTTCCGGTAGTCGCAGTAGCTGCCCGTCTTGAGGGCGCCCCCCGCGCTCCCGGCGGTCACGACCGGGACGGAGAAGGAGAAGTGGGGCGTGTTGCCGTTCTCCTGCCCCCACGCGAGCAGCGAATCATCCAGCAGGGTTCCCCCCGCGCCGTTCGAGAACCGCTCGAAGCGGGAGACGAGGTCGAGGAACACTTGCGAGAAGAAGACCTGGTTGAACTGGACCACCAGGTCCTGGTTCGCCCCGGCCACGGTCGCTGGATGGACGACGTTGTTGTGCCAGTCTTCCCCCTGAGGCGCGCGGAGGGTGAACGTCAGGTTCTGGTTGTTCTCGTCGATGCTGAAGGTGGCGATGCGACAGACGCCGCAGTTCATCGCCACGGCGAGCACCTCGTTGATGAGCCGGAAGTACTCGACGTTCTTCGCGGGGTCTCCCGCGAAGGAACCGGAGTTTCGCAGCGACAGGTTGTCGGTGGTGGGGCGGGGCGGCACCTCGCAGCCGGCGCTGGTGGTCTCCAGCCGGCGCTGCAGCTCCGCGACCGCGTCGATGTGCTGGTCCAGCCGCAGCCTGTCCTCGGCCGAGAGCCGGCCGTTGCCGTTGCGCAGCCGCCGGTAGCTTTCGAGGACCTTGTCCACCACGGGGGCCCGGGCGGTGCCGGGGCTGCTGGTGCCGGCCAGCAAGGTGTCAAAGAGCGCGAGCGAGCTCTCGGTGCCGCTGATGGAGCTCGAAGCGACCCCGGAGGAGCGAACCCCGGGAGTGCTGTACCCCCAGCTGCCGCTCGAGGTGCCCGAGGCGGCGATGGCGACGCTTCGCTTCCGGACGGAGGCGACGCTTGGGTAGAAGGCCGGTGAGTAGGCCATCACCTGGTCGATGGTCGCTCGGGGAGAGCCAGGCCGCTGCTTGTCGAAGTCGTAGTAGCCCAGCGCGGCGCCGAAGTTGTGGCCCATGTACAGGGGGAAGTCGAGTCCCCGCAGGATGTTCATCTTCGAGACGAGCGTGGGCGTGAGCACGGACGACTTCGCGGTCAACACCCGGCTGATGACCGCATCACCGCTCGCGTTCGTCGTCGCGGCCAGGTCCCCCCGCCGGACGTCGTGGTCCGCGTAGCGCAGGGACTGCGTCAGCGCCGAGTCCACCGGCCACATGTTCTCGCCAAAGATGGCGCCGTGGGGGGTACGGAAATGCACGAAGCACTTCGGGCGCTGAGCGGCCTGGGCTTTCGCTTCGCGGGGGCTCAAGAGCGAGGGGAGCAGCGGCAGCGCCAGCACGGCTCCGCCCGCGCCGCGCAGGAACATGCGGCGATTCCATTGGAAGACGGGTGTGTTGCTCACGGGAAGCTCCTCTGCTTGAACGCAGGATGATGGGCGACGGTCTTCAACAGGTCGGCCATCGGTGCGCCGCTGCGCGCGACAGCCTCCATCTCCGAGAGCAGGCAGCCATCGCGGGAGGTGGACTCCACGCGAGCGTGCGCGAAGCGGAAGTAGTGTTGCGCGACGCACGAGCCGAAGAGCTGGCTGTCATCGATCATCCGCGAGAGCTCAGCGGCGCTGGAGATGACTCGCTGCTCGGAGTCGTAGAGCCACACGTCCGCCGAGGTGTCCACGGGGGGCGTGGCGGTCTCGTGGCCCTGCGGGTCGTACAGCCGCTCCACGCCGCGCTCCCGGCCGAGCGCGTCGAACCCTTCCAGGACGAAGCCCGGTGGATTGATGGTGTTGTTATGGCATCCCCCGCAGCTGCCTCCGGACGTGAGCTGGGTCACCACCTGGCGCGTCGTCATGCTGTCCGTCGGCGCGGGAGGCCTGTCGCTGGCATTGGGCGGAGGGGCCCCGACCTGCTGGCAGAGCAGTGCGTTTCGCACCAGGTAGCCCTTGTGGATGGGACGTGTCGACGCGGTCCCGGTGGCCAGCAACGCCGCGCGAGTCAACAGTCCGCTGCGGTTCTGGGACGGGATGACCGGCGCCGGACCGAAGCCGTCCCAGACGGGGACACCGTAGATGGCGGCCAGGAATGGGTCCGCCGTGTAGGACCTCCGGTCGAGAAGGAAGTCGCTCACCGAGCCACCGGACACGACGGTGTTCCAGGCGGAGAGCTGGACGTCCTCGAACATCGCGGTGCGCGAGGCGTCCGTGGGCATCCGCGCTCCGACGAAGGCCTGGTAGACCGGGTCGTTCCGGAGCGCCACCAGCGACGGCAGCTCCTCGAGCCGCAGCCACTCACTGACGAATTCGTCCAGCGAGCTTCGCAGCTGAGGGCTCTTCATCATCCGGTCGAGCTGGGCGTTGAAGCCGCTCTCGGTCAGGAGCGAGCCATCGGTCGCCGCGGCCCAGAGCGCGTCGTCCGGAGGCGCTTGCCAGAATTGATAGGACAGCTTCGAGGCCAGCTCGAACGCGGAGAGGGGACTCACCGGCTGGCCGACGGTGGTGCCATGCTCGACGCGGTAGAGGAACCAGGGCGAGTTCAGGAGGGTGGTGATGACGTCCGCCACCGCGGCTCTGTCCACCGGGGTGGCCCCGGCGATGTCGGCGAAGGCGGTGACCTCCGCCGTCGGCAGTGGGTAGCGCAGGACGCGAGAGCCCCATCCCTGGATGAAGGTCTCCAGGCAGGCCCGGTCGTTGGCGGTCTGGCTGTCGCTCGCGCAGCTTCCCAGGAGCGCGTCGCGGCGCGCGTCGGTGCTGGTGAGCTCCTGGGCCACGGCCTTGCCCAGGTCATACATGACGTCGACCTGGGTCTGCTGGATGGATTGGTCCAGCCGGCTGAAGCCGCCCTTCAAGTCACCGGGCGCGGGAGTGCGCTGGTCCGTGGGGTACCGGGCGAGGATGGGCGTGAGCTTCGTCCAGAGGGCGTCGGCCTCGTTCGGCAGCGCACGGGCAATGGCGAAGCGAAGCGAGTTCATCAGCTGCGCCCG
This DNA window, taken from Corallococcus coralloides DSM 2259, encodes the following:
- a CDS encoding DUF1592 domain-containing protein, with the protein product MTLPRYTSLLLLCAGAVACEGTIGPGQHTGGDDPPPPAASDSVRPAPAKFSCDANAVPSELPLPRLSRAQLMNSLRFAIARALPNEADALWTKLTPILARYPTDQRTPAPGDLKGGFSRLDQSIQQTQVDVMYDLGKAVAQELTSTDARRDALLGSCASDSQTANDRACLETFIQGWGSRVLRYPLPTAEVTAFADIAGATPVDRAAVADVITTLLNSPWFLYRVEHGTTVGQPVSPLSAFELASKLSYQFWQAPPDDALWAAATDGSLLTESGFNAQLDRMMKSPQLRSSLDEFVSEWLRLEELPSLVALRNDPVYQAFVGARMPTDASRTAMFEDVQLSAWNTVVSGGSVSDFLLDRRSYTADPFLAAIYGVPVWDGFGPAPVIPSQNRSGLLTRAALLATGTASTRPIHKGYLVRNALLCQQVGAPPPNASDRPPAPTDSMTTRQVVTQLTSGGSCGGCHNNTINPPGFVLEGFDALGRERGVERLYDPQGHETATPPVDTSADVWLYDSEQRVISSAAELSRMIDDSQLFGSCVAQHYFRFAHARVESTSRDGCLLSEMEAVARSGAPMADLLKTVAHHPAFKQRSFP
- a CDS encoding DUF1552 domain-containing protein, with amino-acid sequence MSNTPVFQWNRRMFLRGAGGAVLALPLLPSLLSPREAKAQAAQRPKCFVHFRTPHGAIFGENMWPVDSALTQSLRYADHDVRRGDLAATTNASGDAVISRVLTAKSSVLTPTLVSKMNILRGLDFPLYMGHNFGAALGYYDFDKQRPGSPRATIDQVMAYSPAFYPSVASVRKRSVAIAASGTSSGSWGYSTPGVRSSGVASSSISGTESSLALFDTLLAGTSSPGTARAPVVDKVLESYRRLRNGNGRLSAEDRLRLDQHIDAVAELQRRLETTSAGCEVPPRPTTDNLSLRNSGSFAGDPAKNVEYFRLINEVLAVAMNCGVCRIATFSIDENNQNLTFTLRAPQGEDWHNNVVHPATVAGANQDLVVQFNQVFFSQVFLDLVSRFERFSNGAGGTLLDDSLLAWGQENGNTPHFSFSVPVVTAGSAGGALKTGSYCDYRNITRKVSGDSSTGSEGNFLWSGLLYNQWLGTALQAMGIPKSEWSEPDHPGYGWKASYQSTYEYFFTNQGFTSAQAYPASMWQKTGELLPFLAP
- a CDS encoding DUF7594 domain-containing protein, which translates into the protein MPPTDDATLASGASEPRGGAPDLVVGGADGSQALLRFFLPQRPGPGLLRARLRLHVKAGSGPAPSLHRLPRTEVDETRRTWSGSAPASEPTEPGEGQATPGTWVEYDVTQRVWERNASSFALMPASQDTLRFHSRESPDVALRPQLLVTYGEDCRARGPVPALSWSRQLGGAERDRHSDLAALPDGGFVVVGSGGFGSTASGSAGGAVITRHAADGTMLWSRTFPLSKSSSVGLNAVAVDDEGGIVVAGGYAGAPDLGAGPLPSVSRGLFVARLGPTGDARWSRGFRVQGYTGVTDVALDAAGNVVLLGALSLTADFGGGVLVGGPFSGSRSDFTEAFLLKLDPSGTHLWSRVFADDAAATTARTLALEDSGHVLVGGLLGEGDMAERTWTRTPFVSRVAPDGTPLWTYRFTGLDGEVVSVARGARGAVLFGANFQGSRTLAGRRVASVQGQDVLFGALSAQGQLLWVRDQPGGGSGSLYRLVSDASGGIALFGWTAEGDLGGGSLAGGNVLARFAPDGTHLWSRSLGRDFGYAESSLHAWPGGGVLLLGSIRSWYALDGDQPQYWSNGDEDLLLLRFGP